Proteins found in one Orcinus orca chromosome 11, mOrcOrc1.1, whole genome shotgun sequence genomic segment:
- the ASIC1 gene encoding acid-sensing ion channel 1 isoform X1: MPIQIFCSVSFSSGEEAPGPLGDVWGPHQRQQRDNSESEEEGEEKEKEAERKGAREGDLPMDLVAFANSCTLHGASHIFVEGGPGPRQALWAAAFILALGAFLCQVGDRVAYYLSYPHVTLLDEVATTELAFPAVTLCNTNAVRLSQLSYPDLLYLAPMLGLDESDDPGVPLAPPGPEAFSGEPFNLHRFYNRSCHRLEDMLLYCSYCGGPCGPHNFSVVFTRYGKCYTFNSGRDGRPRLKTMKGGTGNGLEIMLDIQQDEYLPVWGETDETSFEAGIKVQIHSQDEPPFIDQLGFGVAPGFQTFVACQEQRLIYLPPPWGTCKAVTMDLDFFDSYSITACRIDCETRYLVENCNCRMVHMPGDAPYCTPEQYKECADPALDFLVEKDQEYCVCEMPCNLTRYGKELSMVKIPSKASAKYLAKKFNKSEQYIGENILVLDIFFEVLNYETIEQKKAYEIAGLLGDIGGQMGLFIGASILTVLELFDYAYEVIKHKLCRRGKCQKEAKRSSADKGVALSLDDVKRHNPCESLRGHPAGMTYAANILPHHPARGTFEDFTC, translated from the exons ATGCCCATCCAGATCTTCTGCTCTGTGTCCTTCTCCTCTGGAGAGGAGGCCCCAGGGCCCTTGGGAGATGTTTGGGGTCCCCACCAGCGGCAACAGCGGGACAACTCAGAatcagaagaggagggagaagagaaggaaaaggaggcagagaggaagggggcCAGAGAGGGGGACTTACCGATGGACTTGGTGGCCTTTGCCAACAGCTGCACCCTTCATGGAGCCAGCCACATCTTTGTGGAAGGGGGTCCAGGGCCACGGCAGGCCCTGTGGGCAGCGGCCTTTATCCTGGCACTGGGTGCCTTCTTGTGCCAGGTCGGGGATCGAGTTGCCTATTACCTCAGCTACCCACATGTGACTCTGCTAGATGAAGTGGCCACGACGGAGCTGGCCTTCCCGGCGGTCACCCTCTGCAACACCAATGCCGTGCGGCTGTCCCAGCTCAGCTACCCCGACTTGCTCTACCTGGCCCCCATGCTGGGGCTGGATGAAAGCGATGACCCCGGGGTGCCCCTCGCCCCACCGGGGCCCGAGGCCTTCTCTGGGGAGCCCTTTAACCTGCACCGCTTCTACAATCGCTCCTGCCACCGGCTGGAGGACATGCTGCTCTATTGCTCCTACTGCGGGGGGCCCTGTGGCCCTCACAACTTCTCAGTG GTCTTCACACGGTACGGAAAGTGCTACACGTTCAACTCTGGCCGAGATGGGCGTCCCAGGCTGAAGACCATGAAGGGTGGGACGGGCAATGGGCTGGAGATCATGCTGGACATTCAGCAGGACGAGTACCTGCCCGTGTGGGGGGAGACCG ATGAGACGTCCTTCGAAGCGGGCATCAAAGTGCAGATCCACAGTCAGGATGAACCTCCCTTCATCGACCAGCTGGGCTTCGGTGTAGCCCCAGGGTTCCAGACCTTCGTGGCCTGTCAAGAGCAGCGG CTCATCTACCTGCCCCCGCCCTGGGGCACCTGCAAAGCTGTTACCATGGACTTGGATTTCTTCGACTCCTACAGCATTACCGCCTGCCGCATCGACTGTGAGACCCGCTACCTGGTGGAGAACTGTAACTGCCGCATGGTGCACATGCCAG GGGATGCCCCATACTGCACTCCAGAGCAGTACAAGGAGTGTGCAGATCCTGCCCTGG acttcctggtggagaagGACCAGGAGTACTGTGTGTGTGAAATGCCCTGCAACTTGACTCGCTATGGCAAGGAGCTGTCCATGGTCAAGATCCCCAGCAAAGCGTCAGCCAAGTACCTGGCCAAGAAGTTCAACAAGTCTGAGCAGTACATAGG GGAGAACATCCTGGTGCTGGACATTTTCTTTGAAGTCCTCAACTATGAGACCATTGAGCAGAAGAAGGCCTATGAGATCGCAGGACTCCTGG GTGACATTGGAGGCCAGATGGGTCTGTTCATCGGGGCCAGCATCCTCACTGTGCTGGAGCTCTTCGACTACGCCTACGAG gtgATAAAACACAAGCTGTGCAGACGAGGGAAGTGCCAGAAGGAGGCAAAACGGAGCAGCGCGGACAAGGGCGTGGCCCTCAGCCTGGATGACGTCAAAAGACAC AACCCGTGTGAGAGCCTCCGGGGCCATCCTGCCGGGATGACGTATGCTGCCAACATCCTACCTCACCATCCGGCCCGAGGCACTTTTGAGGACTTTACCTGCTGA